ACTCGGCTGAAGAAAACTCGGCTGAAGAAAGGGCACAGTCACATTCTATACCTGCTCTTTGGACAGGTGGGCGTTCTCCTCTTCGAGCTGCGTGACCAACGACTCGAGCTCGGCTATGTAGGCCTGGAGCGGACGAACCAAAATATTACCGCCAAACCACTCCGTCAAATTCGCATGGCCAGAAGGAGCTTTCGATCTTTGTGTAAAAGTAAGTAAAGGCAGTACTACGTAACGAGTTTGTACCGCCCACCTGCTTCCTCTCTCGTGACCTCGCAGCGGACTCGCGGTTCTTGATCATCCGCTTCTGCCGCTGCATCGCGGCGCGGTCCATGGGGTCCATGAGCTGCCGCTTCCTCCCCCtcccgccgccccgcgcgcccTCCGCCCCGCCGAGAAGCGCCATCGTCGGCATCGCTACCTGCTCCTCCGCCCCCCTGACGACGGCGCCGTCCTCCCTCGCCAGGAAGTCCTCCAGCGTCATCTCCGCGGCCCCGCCAGCGGTGGCCggggccgcctcctcctccccgccgctgCCGCCAGTGATCTCCCTCCACACCTCGTCCACCGTCCGCCGCGCGGTCGCCTGCTGCCGCGGCGCCGCCGGGAGCGGCGGGACGGGGGGCGACGCCGGCCGGTCGTGCGCCGGCGTGGGCGCGTCGCTGTAGATGCCGCGGAGCAGCTCCTCCACGTTCATGGACCCCAGCCCGctgccgcccccgcccccgccgccgggCCTCCCCGCGGCCTGCGCGAAGCGCGCGAGATCCGACGCCGTGTGCGACGGCTTCGACGACGACGCCATCACCCTCGACGACGCCATGCGCTCGCCGCTCTCCCTCCTAGGCCCACCTCCCGGCCGACGCCGCTCCGTCCCCGTCCTCGCCGGAGGTTTCCGGACCGGCGCGGGGCGGTGGTTGGTTTGGCTGGCTGGTCAGAGCAGAGGGGGCCGGGCGAGCTCCCTGGAAACGTGGGGGAGACGCGTTGGTTGGCGTCGCGTGCGCGCGTGCGTGCTCTCGGCTTCTCGTGGCTTCCGCTCCGCTCCTCGCCCGAGTGTTACGGAAGGTGCGTGCGATTACGGCGCGAGTGACCACTGACCGGCGCGATGTGATGTGAGGAGATCGGCGGGGAAGATGGGGCGGGGGGTTTATAGCCGTCGATTGGCCAATGATTGACCGTGCTTTCGCGCGGGTTCGGGGTTTGATTTGATCTCCCGTCGGATCGGGCGCGCCGGCAGCACCTTGGATTGCTTCCTCTTGCCTTTTTCTGACCTGGCCCCGCTGGGCAGGTGACGTATACTGTGGGTGCCAGGGTAAACAGGATGAAGATAAGATGGGATCGACTGCGGCCTCGTCTCACCCGTGCGGTGCTGTGGCTCATTTGTGTGGTTTTTTTAACATTAATAACTTTATTCCTCATATAATAGCCATGTCATTTACAATATGTGGAAGAATAAATTCAAGGGGATTGGAGTCCCAAAATTGAGATAAACCAAGACTAAAGCAGTGCTTTGCTAAATAATCAGCAACAAGATTGGTTTCCCTTCCGCAATGAACAAAGCTAACATTTGAAAAGTCCATCGCCAACAGACCAGTCTCGGTGATGATTGGCACATCGGGACCCATGTAAGCATCAAGGTCTGAAACTGCCTCCAATGCATTTAAACTATCTGATTCAATGATCATATTGGAGCACCCGATATTTGAAGCCAGATAAGACCACACCGAATAGCCTTTATCTCTGCCGAAACCACTGATGCTACATGAACCAAAGGCCATGTTGCCGCTGCGATAAAATTACCCCGATCATCTCTCGCCACAGCTCCACGAGCTCCTGCCAAGGTCTCCGCATGAAATGACGCATCTACATTAATTTTCACACAACCCGTCTCAGGTTTCTTCCATATTTGATCAGATTTTCGAACTGGCTGATTCGGAGTATTTGCACGGATGAAGTTCATGGCCAATACCCGAATTGACACAGCCGTCTTATCAGGAGGTTGCACGGGCACTCCTTTCACCGCTTGCTTCCTCTGCCACCAGATATACCACATGGAAACAAGTATAAACTCTGGAGCCGGTATTTCATGTACCATAGTTCGAAGTTGTAGGAGTATCTCTAAGTTAATAGAACCAGACCGGTCCTGAGCTACCGCATGCCTGATAGTTTCTCCAAGATTGAGCGCAGACCATACCTCGTTAGCCCTTGTGCATGTGAAGATACAATGTTGTATGTCATCCAGGCCAACTTTGCATAGCGGGCAATGTGGAATCAGAGGTATGTGTCTACCCGCAAGAACTCCAAAGCATGGTAAAACGCCCTTAAGTACCTTCCATCCGAAGTACTTTATCTTTCCCGGGATTCTCAATTGCCATAAGTCCTTCCAAGTTGGGTTGATTTGGGACCTTCCGGGACAGTCTGAACGAGCAAAGTGGTTTCCGAACTAGTGATTGAACTCTACGTGGTAGGCCGAGCGTACTAAGAAAGTACCTGACCTAGTAAATTGCCATGCTACAAAACCTTCTACTGCTTCAACGTGTAAGGGGATTTGTTGTATTCTGTACACATCAACAGGTAGAAAGATGTCACGTAGGAGTTCACCATCCCACTGACCCATATGCAGATCGATTAATTCCTCCACTTTGGACATCATTGTTCCTCCTCTTGGGGGTAATAATTTTCCTTGACTCGCTAGCAGGAATCCAGGGATCATCCCAAATGTTAATATGTGATCCCGAACCAACACGCCAAATGCACCCTCTTTTGAAAGTTTGGGTACCTGCGACGATACTCTGCCATGTAAATGATGAACCCTTCTTTGGCCCAGCACTCAATATATCACCATTGGGGTAATACTTGGCTTTCAATACTTGTGCACACATAGAATCAGGTCTTTGGAGAAGTCGCCAACACTGCTTTGCTAACATAGCAAGGTTAAAGCTGTGTAGGTCTCTAAATCCCATACCACCTTTCTTCTTTGGAACACACATTTTCCACCATGCAAACCCATGCATTTTCTTCTTTTCCTCTCACTCTCCCCACCAGAAGCCAGAAATCTCATCTGTAATTGATTTGCACACTCCCTCGGGCAGTTTAAAAATAGACATTGCATATGAATGAATAGCTTGTGCAACAGATTTCACTAAAATTTCTTTCCCTTGTACTGATAGGATTTTCTCCTTCCGCCATTAGGATATGAGATTCCAGTAAAAAAAGATAGTATGAGATTGCAGTGTTTGTGTTCATATTGTAAAAGCCtcccagccccccccccccccacacgcacACATCCCCGCCCATccctctgttggggaacgtagcaataattcgaaattttcctacgtgtcaccaagatcaatctaggagatgctagcaatgagagagagggagtgcatcttcatacccttgaagatcgctaagcggaagcgttacacgaacgcggttgatggagtcgtactcgcggcgattcaaatcgcggaagatccgatctagcgccgaacggatggcgcctccgcgttcaacacacgtacagcccggggacgtctcctccttcttgatccagcaaggggggaggagaagttgagggagaactccagcagcacgacggcgtggtggcaatggagctcgtg
The Aegilops tauschii subsp. strangulata cultivar AL8/78 chromosome 3, Aet v6.0, whole genome shotgun sequence genome window above contains:
- the LOC109760286 gene encoding bZIP transcription factor 12 produces the protein MASSRVMASSSKPSHTASDLARFAQAAGRPGGGGGGGSGLGSMNVEELLRGIYSDAPTPAHDRPASPPVPPLPAAPRQQATARRTVDEVWREITGGSGGEEEAAPATAGGAAEMTLEDFLAREDGAVVRGAEEQVAMPTMALLGGAEGARGGGRGRKRQLMDPMDRAAMQRQKRMIKNRESAARSRERKQAYIAELESLVTQLEEENAHLSKEQEEANQRRLKELKEKVTPVIIAKTPSQDLRRTNSMEW